The Lycium barbarum isolate Lr01 chromosome 12, ASM1917538v2, whole genome shotgun sequence genome includes a region encoding these proteins:
- the LOC132623135 gene encoding glutathione S-transferase U9-like, which produces MGEENKVTLHGQLFSPYVKRVELALKVKGILFEYVEEDLNNKSPLLLKHNPVHKKVPVLVHNGKPVIESLVILEYIDETWKNGPRLLPEDPYERSKVRFWSAYIQQVMECTVKIFTAEEQEKACEEFYEKLGVLEDGMKDMFPGGIEGGNIGLLDILILVAFGAYKAQEEVFGVKLLDPEKTPLIHSWVNTLLELPLVNETVPPHETVVSFVRFFKQRITNAQSQ; this is translated from the exons ATGGGAGAAGAAAACAAGGTAACTCTACATGGACAGTTGTTTAGCCCTTATGTGAAGAGAGTAGAACTGGCTCTCAAAGTAAAAGGCATACTTTTTGAGTATGTAGAAGAAGATCTGAATAACAAAAGTCCATTGCTCCTCAAACACAACCCAGTTCATAAGAAAGTTCCTGTTCTTGTTCACAATGGGAAACCAGTAATTGAGTCGCTTGTCATTCTTGAATACATTGATGAAACATGGAAGAATGGACCTCGACTCTTGCCAGAAGATCCTTATGAAAGATCTAAAGTCCGATTCTGGTCTGCTTATATTCAACAG GTGATGGAGTGCACGGTGAAGATATTCACAGCGGAAGAACAAGAAAAAGCATGTGAGGAATTTTATGAGAAACTAGGCGTGCTTGAAGATGGAATGAAGGATATGTTTCCAGGGGGCATTGAAGGTGGGAACATAGGGCTCCTAGACATCTTAATCCTCGTAGCATTTGGCGCATATAAAGCACAAGAGGAAGTGTTTGGAGTGAAGCTTTTGGATCCAGAAAAGACTCCCCTGATACACTCATGGGTGAACACTCTACTTGAACTTCCCCTAGTAAACGAAACTGTTCCCCCTCATGAGACGGTGGTATCATTTGTTCGATTTTTCAAACAAAGAATCACTAATGCTCAATCTCAgtga
- the LOC132624844 gene encoding secretory carrier-associated membrane protein 2-like yields the protein MAGRYDRNPFDEEEEVNPFADGGGRGKSSGQSKFSGGAFYTTSGSVPPATNSRLSPLPPEPADFYDGNASIDIPLDSASDLKKKEKVLQSKENELRRREQELKRREDAVARAGIVIEQKNWPPFFPIIHHDIANEIPIHLQKLQYVAFTTFLGLFACLLWNIVATTTAWIKEGDVKIWFLSIIYFIAGVPGAYFMWYRPLYRAFRTEGAMKFAWFFLFYLVHIVFCIFAAVAPPVVFRGKSLTGILPAVDLIGKNVLVGIFYFIGFGLFCLESLLSIWVIQQVYMYFRGSGKAAQMKQEATRGAMRAAI from the exons ATGGCTGGCCGTTATGATCGAAATCCttttgatgaagaagaagaagttaaTCCTTTTGCT GATGGTGGAGGCAGAGGGAAATCTTCAGGGCAATCAAAATTTAGTGGAGGTGCATTTTACACCACA TCTGGGAGTGTGCCTCCAGCAACAAACTCCAGGCTTTCACCCCTTCCGCCAGAACCAGCTGATTTCTATGATGGCAATGCGTCAATCGATATTCCTCTTGATAGTGCTTCG GAcctgaaaaagaaagaaaaagtattACAGTCTAAGGAGAATGAATTGCGGCGGAGGGAACAG GAACTAAAAAGGAGAGAAGATGCTGTAGCAAGAG CCGGTATTGTTATCGAGCAGAAAAATTGGCCTCCATTCTTCCCGATTATCCATCATGATATTGCAAATGAAATACCAATTCATCTTCAAAAGCTACAATATGTTGCATTTACAACATTCTTGG GACTTTTTGCATGCCTTTTATGGAACATTGTAGCTACCACTACAGCATGGATTAAAGAAGGAG ATGTAAAGATCTGGTTCCTTTCTATCATTTACTTCATAGCGGGTGTTCCTGGAGCCTACTTCATGTGGTATCGTCCTCTGTATCGTGCTTTTAG AACTGAGGGTGCCATGAAGTTTGCGtggtttttcttgttttacttg GTTCACATTGTATTCTGCATCTTTGCTGCTGTTGCTCCTCCAGTAGTCTTCAGAGGAAAATCCCTTAC TGGCATCCTGCCTGCGGTAGATCTCATCGGCAAAAATGTACTTGTTGGG ATTTTCTACTTCATTGGTTTTGGGCTATTTTGTCTCGAGTCATTGCTGAGCATTTGGGTTATCCAG CAAGTATACATGTATTTCCGAGGAAGTGGTAAAGCTGCACAGATGAAGCAAGAAGCTACTAGAGGGGCCATGAGAGCTGCAATATAA
- the LOC132624842 gene encoding uncharacterized protein LOC132624842 gives MAVFLLKKRSVLLDGGTCGVKMRQLPFMWIICIVMLFIVYRTTNYQYQQTEMESRLDPFYSSKDSSLDMRSLNSLPRGIIQARSDLELKPLWSTTSSKSKAKARNSSCHNLLAVPVGIKQKSNVDALVRKFLSANFTVILFHYDGNVDGWEDLEWSKDAIHIVAHNQTKWWFAKRFLHPAVVSIYDYIFLWDEDLGVENFDPGRYLEIVKSEGLEISQPALDPNSTGIHHRITIRSRTKRFHKRVYDIRGSTKCSDKSEGPPCSGFVEGMAPVFSRSAWLCAWHLIQNDLVHGWGVDMKLGYCAQGDRSKKVGVVDSEYVVHQSIQTLGGQSLKKDSNYEESVKRHIVDVRSEIRRQSTYELQTFKDRWERAVKQDKNWADPFKASQRRRQWYKQRRKSKV, from the exons ATGGCGGTGTTTCTGCTGAAGAAAAGGAGTGTGCTCCTTGATGGG GGAACATGTGGAGTAAAGATGAGACAGCTACCGTTTATGTGGATCATCTGTAtagttatgttgtttattgtatataGGACCACTAATTATCAGTATCAACAAACGGAG ATGGAGTCAAGGTTGGATCCATTTTATTCTTCAAAG GACTCAAGTTTGGATATGAGAAGTTTGAACAGTTTGCCTCGTGGTATTATCCAAGCAAGATCGGATCTCGAGTTAAAGCCTCTGTGGTCAACAACTAGTTCGAAGTCAAAGGCAAAG GCTCGTAATTCTAGCTGTCATAACTTGTTGGCAGTTCCAGTTGGAATTAAGCAGAAGAGCAACGTTGATGCTCTCGTCCGAAAG TTTCTTTCAGCAAATTTTACTGTCATTCTATTCCACTATGATGGCAATGTTGATGGGTGGGAGGACCTCGAATGGAGTAAAGATGCCATTCATATTGTTGCTCACAATCAGACAAAATG GTGGTTTGCAAAGAGATTCTTACATCCTGCAGTTGTTTCAATCTACGATTACATTTTCCTCTGGGATGAAGATTTGGGTGTGGAGAATTTCGACCCTGGAAG GTATCTTGAAATTGTAAAATCCGAGGGACTGGAGATTTCTCAGCCAGCTTTAGACCCAAATTCAACGGGTATCCACCATAGAATCACAATACGAAGCAGAACAAAGAGGTTCCACAA AAGGGTCTACGATATTAGAGGTAGTACAAAATGTTCAGACAAAAGCGAAGGTCCGCCATGCAGCGG ATTTGTGGAGGGAATGGCTCCTGTCTTTTCAAGATCTGCATGGCTTTGTGCCTGGCATCTTATACAG AATGATCTTGTTCATGGGTGGGGAGTGGACATGAAACTTGGTTATTGTGCACAG GGAGATCGGTCCAAAAAGGTGGGAGTAGTTGACAGTGAATATGTAGTGCACCAGAGCATCCAAACTTTGGGTGGGCAATCTTTGAAAAAG GATTCAAATTATGAAGAGTCTGTGAAG AGACACATTGTTGACGTGCGATCTGAG ATTCGGAGACAATCAACATACGAGCTGCAAACATTCAAGGATCGGTGGGAACGAGCTGTGAAGCAGGACAAGAACTGGGCGGATCCGTTTAAAGCTAGCCAGAGACGTAGACAATGGTATAAACAAAGGCGAAAATCAAAGGTTTAA
- the LOC132623166 gene encoding PAP-specific phosphatase HAL2-like, translating into MSSCTTTTTFPTKVPHIHSRQHDVFPKNQVLGTLSFSSKKNSHLGFTAQTSSQTNFLSAMDENCKLEVSSTDIPDGYSKELEIAVRAVHMACLLCQRVQENLLSESSKHVHSKEDDSPVTIADWSVQAIVSWVLSEAYGSENVCIVAEEDVEALSKAGAVGLLEAVVKTVNECLADAPRFGLKGPATDLDAKAVLEAISRCSLAGARGSKFWVLDPVDGTLGFVHGDQYAIALALIEDGEPVLGVLGCPNYPMKKEWLSYQNGYRRILSRLTAPTSESSDKGSVLYARKGGGRAWMQPLLCGENNFVWPNSAREIRVSSIDNPALATFCEPVEKANSSHSFTAGLAHSVGLRNQPLRVYSMVKYAAVARGDAEIFMKFARAGYKEKIWDHAAGVLIIEEAGGVVTDAGGRPLDFSKGEYLEGLDRGIIACAGAKLHEKIIQAVDASWNSSSL; encoded by the exons atgtcTTCTTGTACTACTACAACTACCTTTCCAACCAAAGTACCACATATCCATTCTAGGCAACATGATGTTTTCCCCAAAAACCAAGTACTAGGAACTCTTTCCTTCTCTTCCAAGAAAAATTCCCACTTGGGTTTCACTGCTCAAACTAGTAGTCAAACTAATTTTCTGTCTGCAATGGATGAAAATTGTAAATTGGAAGTTAGTTCAACTGATATACCAGATGGGTATTCTAAAGAATTGGAAATTGCTGTAAGGGCTGTACATATGGCTTGCTTGCTCTGCCAGAGAGTTCAAGAAAATTTATTATCTGAAAGCTCTAAGCATGTCCATTCTAAGGAAGACGACTCTCCTGTCACTATTGCAG ACTGGAGTGTTCAAGCAATTGTCAGCTGGGTACTGTCCGAGGCTTATGGCAGTGAGAATGTCTGTATTGTTGCTGAAGAAGATGTGGAAGCGCTTTCAAAGGCTGGCGCAGTTGGCCTGTTAGAAGCAGTAGTAAAAACTGTGAACGAATGTCTAGCCGATGCACCCCGTTTCGGACTAAAAGGTCCAGCTACTGATCTTGATGCTAAAGCTGTTCTTGAGGCCATAAGTCGGTGCAGCTTGGCAGGTGCCAGAGGTAGCAAGTTTTGGGTACTGGATCCTGTTGATGGCACATTGGGTTTTGTGCATGGAGATCAATATGCCATTGCTTTGGCATTGATAGAAGATGGAGAACCTGTGCTTGGGGTTCTTGGGTGTCCAAATTACCCTATGAAGAAGGAATGGCTTAGTTATCAAAATGGTTATAGGAGAATCTTATCTAGGTTGACCGCCCCTACATCTGAATCTTCAGATAAAGGTTCTGTACTTTATGCAAGGAAAGGTGGCGGCAGGGCTTGGATGCAACCGTTACTGTGTGGAGAAAATAACTTTGTGTGGCCAAACTCTGCAAGGGAAATCAGAGTATCCTCCATCGATAACCCAGCACTAGCTACCTTTTGTGAACCAGTTGAGAAGGCAAATTCAAGCCATTCATTCACAGCAGGACTAGCTCATAGTGTTGGACTTAG GAACCAGCCATTACGTGTATATAGCATGGTAAAGTATGCAGCCGTAGCTCGAGGAGATGCTGAGATATTCATGAAATTTGCGAGGGCTGGTTACAAGGAGAAAATATGGGATCATGCAGCTGGTGTTCTTATCATTGAAGAAGCCGGTGGAGTGGTGACCGATGCAGGAGGGCGTCCATTGGACTTCTCAAAAGGCGAATACTTAGAGGGACTTGATCGAGGTATAATTGCTTGCGCTGGAGCCAAACTACACGAAAAGATCATTCAGGCTGTAGATGCTAGCTGGAACTCCTCTAGCCTTTAA
- the LOC132623594 gene encoding glycine-rich cell wall structural protein 1.8-like, giving the protein MKKISITTLTLLAVLLIITVTSTFATRHINPKNHGVEKTKKAGSGGARNNGNDNGEGPFGGIFGPGGVFNIPGLGGAYGSGFGGPKGGYAKGGVTRSSVVCKEKGPCLGKKLRCPAKCFRSFSSAGKGYGYGGGSGGCTMDCKKKCVAYC; this is encoded by the coding sequence atgaagaaaatctcCATAACTACCCTCACTCTCTTAGCTGTCTTGCTCATCATCACAGTCACTTCCACCTTTGCTACCAGACACATCAACCCAAAAAACCACGGTGTCGAGAAAACGAAAAAAGcaggcagtggcggagccaggaataATGGAAACGACAACGGTGAGGGACCGTTTGGTGGCATTTTTGGGCCTGGAGGAGTGTTTAACATTCCTGGGCTTGGTGGAGCATATGGTAGTGGATTTGGAGGCCCAAAAGGTGGATATGCAAAAGGTGGGGTCACAAGATCTAGTGTTGTGTGCAAAGAAAAAGGCCCATGTTTAGGGAAGAAGCTTAGGTGTCCAGCAAAGTGTTTTAGATCATTTTCTAGTGCTGGAAAAGGGTATGGTTATGGTGGTGGATCTGGTGGATGTACTATGGATTGCAAGAAGAAATGTGTTGCTTATTGTTAA